One window of Desulfobacca acetoxidans DSM 11109 genomic DNA carries:
- the nuoF gene encoding NADH-quinone oxidoreductase subunit NuoF, which yields MTLHCHCGAPAASALSQAQWDQVDAILNRYKDTPGNLMPVLQEVQEAVGYIPAEVQQRISCKLNIPGSDVFGVMSFYSMYTWRPKGKYVIRFCESPPCHIQGADNLLEFTQAELGVPLKHTTKDGLFTLETTACLGVCEVAPAMQINEVVHGNLTKDKIRQILADYRAGKAPDYKKLPYSTNAFRSYKQAPGELILLENVGVIDPEKIDDYLAKGGYQALKQALTGMTPEKIVEEVKASGLRGRGGAGFPTGLKWSFTRPLQVPQKYIICNLDEGEPGTIKDRYIVEGDPHKLLEGMAIAGFAVGADKGYIYCRGEYYLCKHRLATAIAQARAKGYLGENLFGRGFSFDIEVRSGFGCYICGEETALIESIEGKRGYPRSKPPFPGVAGLWQKPTIVNNVETLAAIPAIITRGGEWYKSLGTADTTGTKIYQIIGHVRTPQIVEVPAGITLRELIDTYGGGMRDGGKFKMCQTGGASAGIVGPEALDVPVDFGMAKVGGALGSGTMLVMDESVCAVDFARSVAVFFAHESCGQCTPCREGTRQLLQTLTRIWEGKGQPGDLDFLERLGKTMMDASFCPLGQTAPAPLFSLLKRFRQEFEDHIAGKCTHGVCKM from the coding sequence ATGACATTGCATTGTCATTGCGGCGCACCCGCCGCCTCAGCCCTTAGTCAAGCCCAGTGGGATCAGGTAGACGCCATCCTGAACCGCTATAAAGATACCCCGGGCAACCTCATGCCGGTGTTGCAGGAAGTGCAGGAAGCGGTCGGGTATATCCCCGCCGAGGTGCAGCAGCGCATCTCCTGTAAGCTCAACATCCCCGGCAGCGATGTCTTTGGGGTCATGAGCTTCTATTCCATGTATACCTGGCGGCCCAAGGGGAAGTACGTCATCCGCTTCTGCGAATCACCTCCCTGCCACATCCAGGGGGCCGACAACCTGCTGGAATTCACCCAGGCCGAGTTGGGTGTGCCGCTCAAGCACACCACCAAGGACGGCCTCTTCACCTTGGAGACCACCGCCTGCCTGGGGGTCTGCGAAGTGGCCCCGGCCATGCAGATCAACGAGGTGGTGCACGGCAACCTCACCAAGGACAAGATCAGGCAGATCCTGGCCGACTACCGGGCCGGGAAGGCCCCGGACTATAAAAAACTGCCCTACAGCACCAACGCCTTCCGCAGCTACAAACAGGCCCCGGGAGAATTGATTCTCCTGGAGAACGTCGGGGTCATCGATCCCGAGAAGATCGACGACTACCTGGCCAAGGGCGGCTACCAGGCCCTGAAACAGGCGCTCACCGGCATGACCCCGGAAAAGATCGTGGAAGAGGTCAAGGCCTCCGGCCTGCGGGGCCGGGGCGGGGCGGGTTTCCCCACCGGACTGAAGTGGTCCTTTACCCGGCCCCTGCAAGTTCCCCAGAAATACATCATCTGCAACCTGGATGAGGGCGAGCCGGGCACCATCAAAGACCGCTACATCGTCGAAGGCGACCCCCACAAGCTCTTGGAGGGCATGGCCATCGCCGGGTTCGCAGTGGGGGCCGACAAGGGCTATATCTACTGCCGGGGGGAGTACTACCTCTGTAAACACCGGCTGGCTACGGCCATTGCGCAGGCAAGGGCTAAGGGATATCTCGGAGAAAACCTCTTCGGCCGCGGCTTCTCCTTCGACATCGAGGTCCGCTCCGGGTTCGGCTGCTACATCTGCGGCGAGGAGACGGCGCTGATCGAGTCCATCGAAGGCAAACGGGGCTATCCCCGCTCCAAGCCGCCTTTCCCGGGGGTGGCAGGATTGTGGCAGAAGCCGACAATTGTCAACAACGTCGAGACCCTGGCGGCAATCCCGGCCATTATCACCCGAGGTGGGGAGTGGTACAAATCCCTGGGCACGGCCGACACCACCGGCACCAAGATCTACCAGATCATCGGCCATGTCCGGACGCCGCAGATCGTGGAGGTCCCGGCGGGCATCACGCTAAGAGAGCTCATCGACACCTATGGCGGCGGCATGCGGGACGGCGGGAAGTTCAAGATGTGCCAGACCGGGGGCGCCTCGGCCGGTATCGTCGGCCCCGAGGCCCTGGACGTGCCGGTTGACTTCGGCATGGCCAAGGTGGGCGGCGCTTTGGGTTCGGGAACCATGCTGGTGATGGATGAATCCGTCTGCGCCGTGGACTTCGCCCGCAGCGTGGCAGTCTTCTTCGCCCACGAGTCCTGCGGCCAGTGCACCCCCTGCCGGGAAGGGACGCGGCAGCTCCTGCAGACCCTGACCCGCATCTGGGAGGGCAAGGGGCAGCCCGG